The following DNA comes from Streptomyces sp. Ag109_O5-10.
CGGCGCGGCTGAACTCGGCGCGACCGAGCGGAGAGTGGCCACCGCCTGGGCCGAACTGCTGGGGGTGCCGGTGGACCAGATCGGCCGCACCGACCACTTCTTCGACTCCGGCGGCACTTCCCTGACGGCGGTCAGACTCAGCCTCGCCCTCGACCGCGCGGTGTCCCTGAAGGACATCACCCGGCACCCGGTCCTCGCCGACCTCGCCGCCCTCCTCGACGGCCCGGCCCGGCAGCGCCCGGAGCTGCTGCTGACCCTGGCGGAGGGGAGCGGCACCCCCGGGAGCGCCCTGGTCTGCTTCCCGTACGCGGGCGGCAACGCGGTCAACTACCAGCCGATGGCGGGCGCGCTCGCGGGCAGCGGCCTCGCGGTCCTCGCCGTGGACCTGCCCGGCCACAACCTGGCCGAACCCCCCGAGCCGTTCGCGTCCGTCGAGGAGGTGGCCGAGCAGGTCGCCGCCGAGATCACGGCACGCGGTCTGACCCGGGTCCTGCTCTGGGGCCACTCCTCGGGGACCGCACCGGCCGTCGAGACGGCCAGGAGGCTCCAGCGGCGGGGCGTACCCGTGGAACGGCTCTTCCTTGCCGCGCACCTGCTCGGCACCGCCGCCGAACGGCGCACCGCCGCCACCGAGCTGGCACACCTGAGCGACGCCGACATCGCGGGCCGCCTGGCCGCGGACGGCGGCCACCCCGAACTCGCCGAGCTGAACCCGCGGCACGCCGCCCACATCGCCGCCGCCTACCGGCACGACTGCGCCGCGGCCCACCGCTACTTCGGCGCGGCCCTGGAAGCCCCGCCGTCCGCCAAGCTGTCCGCCCCGGTCTCGGTGGTCGTCGCCGCCGACGACCCGCACACCGCCGGCCACGACCGGCTGCACCGGGACTGGCAGCTCCTTGCCGACCGCGTCGAGTTGCACGAACTCGCCGACGGCGGCCACCACTTCCTGCGCACTCGCCCCACCGAGGCCGCGCAGGCCGTCCTGACCACCGTCCTCCCCCTCGCCTCCTCCTGACCCGTCACACCCCAGGCGGGCGACCGAAAGGAACCGAGATGCCGTTCTCCTCCCTGGCATCACCGCTCGACGTGGAGCTGCGGCCGGACAAGCCGGCCCTGCTGTGCGTCGATCCCCCCGACGACCCCCCGAAGTGGGCGGCCGAGCACCGCGAGGCGCTGCGCGCCCAGGTCACCGAGCACGGGGCCCTGGTCGTCCGCGGCCTCGGACTGCGCGACACCGCCCAGGTCGGTGCCGTCTTCGGACAGCTGGCCGGGGAGCTCATGACGGAGCGGGAGGCCTTCGCTCCCCGTGAAGCCCACCTGCCCGGCGTGTACGCGTCCACGCCCTGGCCGGCCAACCAGCCCATGTGCATGCACCACGAGCTGAGTTACCAGCTCCAGGTGCCCGGACTGATGCTGTTCGCCTGCCGTACCGCGCCCGAGGAGGGCGGGGCGACGGCGGTGGCCGACGCCGAAGAGGTGCTGCAAGCGCTGCCCGCCGGGCTCGTCGAACGGTTCGAGCGGGAGGGCTGGATCCTGACCCGCACCTACAACGACGAGATCGGCGCCGGCCTCGCGGAGTCGTTCGGCACCGCCGACCGCGCCGGGATCGAGCGCTACTGCCGGGCCAACGCCATCGACTTCACCTGGCAGCCCGACGGCACCCTGCGCACCGAACAGCGCCGCAACGCCGTCGTCCGGCACCCGGTCACCGGCCGCCGCTGCTGGTTCAACCAGATCGCCTTCCTCAACGAGTGGACCCTCGCCCCCGAGGTCCGCGAGTACCTGGTGGACGTCTACGGGGCCGACGGGCTGCCGTTCAACACCCGCCACGGCGACGGCAGTCCGGTCGGCGAGGACGTCGTCCGGCTGATCAACAGCACCTACGAGGCACACACCCGGCGCGAGCCCTGGCACCAGGGTGACCTGCTGCTCGTGGACAACATCCGCACCGCGCACAGCAGAGAGGCCTTCACCGGTGAGCGGCAGGTGCTCGTCGGCATGGGCGAACCCGTTCGGCCGGCCGAGGACTGCCCGGCCGTGGAGGCGAGCGAGCGATGACCGACGTACTGTCCACGGCCGCCCGGGCGGCCCGGCCCGGGCGCGGATCCGCGCCGACCTTCGCGGTGATCACCGGTGAGCGGGTGCAACGCGCCCTGAGCGGCCGCGAGAAGGAACTCGTGGAGCTGGTCGAGACCGTCTACCGGCTGCACGACGCCGGGGACTCGGTCAACCCGCC
Coding sequences within:
- a CDS encoding TauD/TfdA family dioxygenase; this encodes MPFSSLASPLDVELRPDKPALLCVDPPDDPPKWAAEHREALRAQVTEHGALVVRGLGLRDTAQVGAVFGQLAGELMTEREAFAPREAHLPGVYASTPWPANQPMCMHHELSYQLQVPGLMLFACRTAPEEGGATAVADAEEVLQALPAGLVERFEREGWILTRTYNDEIGAGLAESFGTADRAGIERYCRANAIDFTWQPDGTLRTEQRRNAVVRHPVTGRRCWFNQIAFLNEWTLAPEVREYLVDVYGADGLPFNTRHGDGSPVGEDVVRLINSTYEAHTRREPWHQGDLLLVDNIRTAHSREAFTGERQVLVGMGEPVRPAEDCPAVEASER